The following are from one region of the Calorimonas adulescens genome:
- a CDS encoding C-terminal binding protein, whose product MAKYKVYVTDYEYETLENERSVISRIDADFIPLQCRTDEDVINMAKDADALLVQYAPVTESVFEELKNLRIVVRYGVGVDCVDVESATRHGVYICNVPDYGVEEVSTHAMALILGSIRKITEMSNIVKRGTWDFKLSKPIYRTTKLTLGITGFGRIPREVARKARPFGFNILVYDPYVNDDILHQYEVKRVEFETLLEESDIITVHTPLTRDTYHLFDKETFSKMKRGSYLVNTSRGPVVDEEALADAIENGVLSGAALDVTEKEPLGKDSRLLSFDNVIITPHMAWYSEEAQADLQRKAAEEVVRVLTGNKPLNSVNIRD is encoded by the coding sequence ATGGCGAAATATAAGGTTTATGTGACTGACTATGAGTATGAGACGCTGGAAAATGAAAGGAGTGTAATATCGAGGATTGATGCTGATTTTATACCACTGCAGTGCAGAACTGATGAAGATGTTATTAATATGGCGAAAGATGCTGATGCTCTTCTGGTACAGTATGCACCTGTTACAGAGAGTGTGTTCGAGGAGCTAAAGAATCTCAGGATAGTTGTAAGATACGGTGTTGGTGTGGACTGTGTTGATGTAGAGTCTGCTACGAGACATGGAGTGTATATATGCAATGTCCCGGACTATGGTGTTGAAGAGGTATCGACCCATGCCATGGCACTTATTTTAGGGTCCATTAGGAAAATAACAGAAATGTCAAATATTGTTAAACGTGGAACATGGGACTTTAAGCTTTCAAAACCAATTTACAGGACTACTAAATTGACCCTTGGCATAACAGGTTTTGGGAGGATACCGAGAGAGGTTGCAAGGAAGGCCAGGCCATTCGGCTTTAATATCTTGGTATACGATCCCTACGTAAATGATGATATTTTGCATCAATATGAGGTTAAAAGGGTTGAGTTCGAGACACTGCTCGAGGAATCGGATATAATTACTGTGCATACTCCGCTAACAAGGGATACCTATCACCTGTTTGATAAGGAAACATTTTCAAAGATGAAAAGAGGTTCATATTTAGTAAACACATCGAGAGGACCCGTTGTAGACGAGGAAGCACTGGCTGATGCCATTGAAAATGGTGTTCTATCAGGGGCGGCTCTTGATGTTACAGAGAAAGAGCCTCTGGGTAAAGACAGCAGATTGCTATCTTTTGACAATGTGATAATCACACCACACATGGCATGGTACTCTGAAGAGGCTCAGGCAGACCTGCAGAGAAAGGCCGCTGAAGAGGTAGTAAGGGTTTTGACAGGGAATAAACCATTAAATTCTGTAAACATCAGGGATTAA
- a CDS encoding fumarylacetoacetate hydrolase family protein, which produces MEIFVKINDKTHKDFFGLLENNQVLKVNGDIFTEYTVTEESYPLDEIKLSAPCEPSKIVGIGLNYKDAVEKTNASTPVEPIVFLKPPTTIIGPYDPIIYPAMSKVVTYEVELAVVIGKKAKNVSEDKALDYVFGYTIANDVTAKDLLGKYGPWDIGKGFDTFLPLGPYIVTGIDPSKLRITMRQNGVTTQDSCTCNMIFSVPYLIGYVSKIMTLLPGDVIITGTPAGASELKIGDVLEGSIENIGTITNKVIGG; this is translated from the coding sequence TTGGAAATATTTGTTAAAATCAATGACAAGACACATAAAGATTTCTTTGGCTTGTTAGAAAACAATCAAGTTTTGAAGGTTAATGGAGATATTTTTACTGAGTACACTGTAACAGAAGAATCATATCCTTTGGATGAAATAAAACTTTCAGCCCCATGTGAGCCCTCAAAAATTGTTGGTATTGGCTTGAACTACAAAGATGCGGTGGAAAAGACCAATGCAAGCACACCTGTAGAGCCAATCGTGTTTTTAAAACCGCCAACGACCATAATAGGTCCATATGACCCTATCATCTACCCTGCAATGAGCAAAGTGGTGACGTATGAGGTAGAACTGGCTGTGGTAATTGGGAAAAAGGCAAAAAATGTTTCTGAAGATAAGGCTTTGGACTATGTTTTTGGTTATACAATTGCCAATGATGTTACTGCTAAAGACCTTTTGGGAAAGTATGGTCCATGGGACATAGGGAAGGGGTTTGATACATTTTTGCCACTGGGGCCCTATATAGTTACAGGTATAGACCCATCTAAACTCAGGATAACTATGAGGCAGAATGGCGTTACCACACAGGATTCATGCACCTGCAACATGATTTTTAGTGTTCCATACCTTATAGGTTATGTATCTAAAATAATGACTTTACTGCCTGGTGACGTAATTATTACCGGCACTCCGGCTGGAGCCTCTGAGTTAAAGATTGGGGATGTACTGGAAGGAAGTATAGAGAACATAGGCACTATTACAAATAAGGTCATAGGAGGATAA
- a CDS encoding IclR family transcriptional regulator — MNDSYNVQVLERTIKILEIMAKYPYGIALTDLSKEVGLNKSTVFRILATFQYYGYIMQDSDGKYKLGYKFMELSSAVMERLDIRKIAHPYLDELSKITGEVVHLVVLDGYEGVYIDKVDNSFGTIRMYSQVGKRVSLHSSGVGKVLLASLSEEEVDKFIIEKGLPKKTENTITDPVKLKEELARIRNQGYAIDDIENEEGIRCVAAPILNYNGETVAAVSISGPTIRVTKERIPELVHLIREYTIKISREMGFLIKERGV; from the coding sequence ATGAATGACTCATATAATGTTCAGGTCTTAGAGCGTACAATAAAGATACTGGAGATAATGGCTAAATACCCTTATGGCATTGCGCTAACTGACCTCTCGAAGGAGGTAGGGCTTAATAAAAGCACTGTCTTTCGAATTCTTGCAACATTCCAGTATTATGGATATATCATGCAGGACAGCGATGGTAAGTATAAGCTGGGTTATAAGTTCATGGAACTATCCAGTGCTGTGATGGAAAGACTTGATATCAGGAAAATCGCCCACCCATACCTTGATGAATTATCAAAAATCACTGGTGAGGTAGTCCATCTGGTTGTACTTGACGGGTATGAGGGTGTCTATATCGATAAGGTAGATAACTCTTTCGGCACGATAAGAATGTATTCGCAGGTAGGAAAACGTGTGTCACTGCACAGCAGTGGAGTAGGGAAGGTTCTTCTTGCCTCTTTAAGTGAGGAAGAAGTTGATAAATTCATTATAGAGAAAGGGTTACCGAAGAAAACTGAAAATACTATTACAGACCCTGTCAAATTGAAGGAAGAGCTGGCCAGGATAAGGAATCAGGGTTATGCAATTGACGATATAGAGAATGAGGAAGGGATAAGGTGTGTGGCAGCACCAATATTAAATTACAATGGAGAAACAGTTGCAGCAGTTAGCATATCTGGTCCTACGATACGTGTTACAAAAGAAAGGATTCCAGAATTAGTACATTTGATAAGGGAGTACACAATAAAGATATCGAGGGAAATGGGCTTTTTGATAAAGGAAAGAGGTGTGTAA
- a CDS encoding TRAP transporter large permease, translating to MVIASFLISLFAFLLIGVPVSFSLLLTSFVLMLVLDLNTFQVIPQNMIVGTDNYALMAIPFFMMAGEIMTAGGLSKRIVDFANELVGYVRGGLGYATVISGMIFAGVSGTAVADTSAIGSILAPVMLKEGYDKEKSTALICAAGCIGPIIPPSYPMILYGVLAGVSIAKLFLGGFLPGIIAGLGIMSIWYFIVRKEGYQPKTTIKFSGKRLLKSFLGAIWALILPVIILGGIVSGVFTPTESGVIAVFYALFVCLFIYKELSIKDIPQILIKSARSTAVVIFVAATASSVAYMVTVGHVPQDLASFLLGITQNKYAILLLIDILLLAVGCVLDLTPAMLIFGPIFVPLVKSIGIDPLFFGIIMVIVLCIGLITPPVGTVLYVGCGLTKITMMNLAKALLPYILLYVALLFFLTLMPQLVLFIPNLF from the coding sequence ATGGTCATAGCTTCTTTTTTAATATCGCTTTTTGCCTTTTTACTTATTGGTGTTCCTGTCTCCTTTTCTCTTTTATTAACTAGCTTTGTGTTGATGCTGGTATTAGATTTGAATACATTTCAGGTTATACCACAAAACATGATTGTTGGTACTGATAACTATGCTTTAATGGCTATACCATTTTTTATGATGGCAGGCGAGATAATGACTGCAGGTGGATTATCGAAAAGAATAGTTGACTTTGCAAATGAACTTGTAGGATATGTGAGAGGTGGTCTTGGCTATGCAACAGTTATTTCAGGGATGATCTTTGCTGGTGTATCTGGAACTGCAGTAGCTGATACCTCGGCAATTGGTTCTATATTAGCACCAGTTATGTTAAAAGAAGGATATGATAAAGAAAAAAGCACAGCTCTTATTTGTGCTGCTGGATGTATTGGCCCTATAATTCCTCCAAGCTATCCAATGATTCTATATGGCGTTTTGGCTGGCGTCTCAATCGCAAAATTATTTTTGGGCGGTTTCTTGCCAGGAATAATTGCCGGACTGGGTATTATGTCGATTTGGTATTTTATTGTTAGAAAAGAGGGCTATCAACCTAAAACCACTATCAAATTTTCTGGTAAAAGGCTTTTAAAAAGTTTTTTAGGAGCAATATGGGCGTTGATTTTACCTGTAATAATTTTGGGTGGTATAGTAAGCGGTGTGTTTACTCCTACGGAGTCGGGGGTTATAGCAGTCTTTTATGCTTTATTTGTATGCTTGTTTATTTATAAAGAACTTTCAATAAAAGACATTCCACAAATTTTAATCAAATCAGCACGTTCTACAGCGGTAGTTATATTTGTAGCTGCTACGGCCTCTTCTGTAGCGTATATGGTAACTGTTGGCCATGTACCACAGGACTTAGCATCCTTTTTACTTGGCATTACCCAAAATAAGTATGCAATTTTACTTTTAATTGACATTCTTCTATTAGCTGTAGGCTGTGTTTTAGACTTGACACCCGCTATGCTTATATTTGGTCCAATATTTGTACCGTTGGTTAAGAGCATTGGTATTGATCCTCTGTTCTTCGGCATAATCATGGTTATCGTACTGTGTATTGGTTTGATTACACCGCCAGTTGGCACAGTCCTTTATGTAGGATGTGGGCTGACGAAAATTACTATGATGAATCTTGCTAAAGCCTTATTACCTTATATACTTCTGTATGTTGCATTATTATTTTTCCTTACATTGATGCCACAATTAGTGTTATTTATTCCAAATCTATTTTAA
- a CDS encoding DUF6873 family GME fold protein: MEKNYKYFLVDYRAKKQIKALRNMGNNVIPVYSHPHLQSPVSAHPDMLIYSIYNHVIYAPGTSYTTLRAIRSLGFNLIKGATTLTCNYPGDIAYNIARIGNKIFHNLKHTDNVLRDILEKYGFTFVHVNQGYTKCNVCILNDYAVITEDKGIASVLEREGIDTLLLPPGNVRLPGYSYGFIGGASGALNDDILVFTGRIRDKAVSKRIEGFAEKHNKIIKYLSDNEIIDIGSIISLNQESL; encoded by the coding sequence ATGGAAAAAAATTACAAATACTTTCTTGTGGATTATAGGGCAAAAAAACAGATTAAAGCATTAAGAAATATGGGAAATAATGTAATACCAGTGTATAGTCATCCACATTTACAGTCTCCTGTGTCAGCTCACCCTGACATGTTGATATATTCAATATATAATCACGTAATATATGCACCGGGTACATCATATACTACATTAAGGGCTATTCGTTCACTTGGATTTAACTTAATAAAGGGCGCCACAACCTTGACATGCAATTATCCTGGAGATATAGCATATAATATAGCAAGAATTGGAAATAAAATTTTTCATAACCTTAAACACACAGACAATGTCCTTAGAGATATACTAGAAAAATATGGTTTCACCTTTGTGCATGTAAATCAGGGCTATACAAAATGCAATGTCTGTATCCTGAATGACTATGCTGTCATAACAGAGGATAAAGGTATCGCAAGTGTATTGGAAAGAGAAGGTATAGATACATTGTTGTTACCACCTGGCAATGTCAGATTGCCGGGATACAGTTATGGGTTTATTGGTGGAGCCAGTGGTGCTTTAAACGATGATATTCTTGTTTTCACAGGCAGGATACGGGATAAGGCTGTTTCTAAAAGAATTGAAGGGTTTGCAGAAAAGCATAATAAAATAATAAAATATTTATCTGACAATGAAATAATAGACATAGGTTCAATTATTTCTCTAAATCAGGAATCATTATGA
- a CDS encoding response regulator gives MEEKKKKILVADDSVLANKITTDILKKAGYDVVNAFDGEETLELIQKERPDLLLTDIVMPKLSGLDVCKIIRDDPVYNLMPIIILTMQGQEEDKLRGLELGADDYIVKPFNEKELLIRVRNLFKRIDRNRLANPLTGLHGNLDITMEMTRRLEAGEKFAVLYIDLDNFKAFNDYYGFSRGDRGIKLLADIIVEADHKVGDTRDFIGHIGGDDFVVITTTDKMELLSQEIIKAFDSSIKLLYNEEDIKRGYIITKDRRGHEMKYPIMTVSIGIVVNEDHRFKSPLEIGEVAAELKAVAKNMAFKSSYFIDRRRR, from the coding sequence ATGGAAGAGAAAAAGAAAAAGATATTGGTAGCCGATGACTCCGTGCTGGCGAACAAAATAACAACAGATATCTTAAAAAAAGCCGGTTATGATGTTGTGAACGCCTTTGATGGGGAGGAGACATTAGAACTGATACAGAAGGAGCGACCTGACCTGCTGCTTACAGATATTGTTATGCCGAAGCTGTCTGGATTGGACGTGTGCAAGATAATCAGAGATGACCCGGTATACAACCTGATGCCTATTATCATACTTACCATGCAGGGGCAAGAAGAGGATAAGCTGCGAGGACTGGAGCTTGGCGCTGATGATTACATAGTAAAGCCATTTAATGAAAAAGAGCTTCTAATCAGGGTAAGAAATCTGTTCAAAAGAATTGACAGAAACAGACTTGCCAACCCTCTTACAGGTCTTCATGGTAACCTTGACATAACCATGGAGATGACAAGGCGGCTTGAGGCAGGTGAGAAGTTTGCTGTCCTTTACATAGACCTGGATAATTTTAAAGCATTCAATGACTATTATGGTTTTTCACGCGGCGACAGGGGAATAAAACTGCTGGCAGACATCATAGTAGAGGCCGACCATAAAGTGGGGGATACCAGGGACTTTATAGGCCATATTGGTGGCGACGATTTTGTTGTTATTACTACTACCGACAAAATGGAGCTACTGAGTCAGGAGATAATTAAAGCGTTTGATAGTTCAATCAAACTGCTTTACAATGAGGAGGATATTAAAAGAGGGTATATAATAACTAAAGATAGGCGCGGCCATGAAATGAAATACCCAATTATGACTGTTTCAATAGGGATAGTTGTAAATGAAGACCACAGGTTTAAGAGCCCTTTGGAAATAGGTGAAGTTGCAGCAGAGCTAAAGGCTGTAGCTAAGAATATGGCATTTAAGAGTAGTTATTTCATTGATAGAAGAAGGAGATGA
- the ytxC gene encoding putative sporulation protein YtxC has protein sequence MAYFSVILNDNRDEFLRQLCKGLARIKDGEFFKIKKQIVDKKTCIYSLECIDGYIPTRDSYNAAMGLIASTLSAYIVDVHEKTILKKVIDRYYYYFNKEEKEIIYANAISFSDEYNRELREYKIEGLRKSINDFLCEMHEINLEGFISFRGQNYLKCLREIADRAVDEYLMEREYNDFIKLLKYFVDLQSPKLDTINIIIKDDTYQLLDGDMNELDNHFIESAIQDSIEAEMNRDDILISFLLTMAPVKIYIHSVEKAVNKEIIETIINVFGGRVSICGGCNLCNDIRSMIKK, from the coding sequence GTGGCTTATTTCTCCGTGATACTCAACGATAATAGAGACGAGTTTTTAAGGCAACTGTGTAAAGGCCTGGCCAGGATTAAAGACGGCGAATTTTTTAAGATAAAAAAGCAGATCGTTGATAAAAAGACATGTATTTATTCACTGGAATGCATAGATGGATATATACCGACGAGGGACTCTTATAATGCTGCTATGGGGCTGATAGCCAGTACTTTAAGTGCCTATATTGTTGATGTCCATGAAAAAACCATATTAAAAAAAGTAATAGATAGATACTATTATTATTTTAACAAAGAAGAAAAGGAAATTATCTATGCCAATGCAATTTCTTTTTCTGACGAATATAACAGGGAACTTAGAGAATATAAAATAGAGGGGTTGAGAAAAAGTATAAACGATTTCTTGTGTGAAATGCATGAGATAAATCTTGAAGGCTTTATATCATTCAGAGGCCAGAATTATTTAAAGTGCCTGCGTGAGATCGCTGATAGGGCAGTAGACGAATATCTTATGGAAAGGGAATATAACGATTTTATAAAATTATTAAAGTATTTTGTTGACCTGCAAAGCCCTAAACTGGATACAATAAATATAATAATAAAGGATGACACGTATCAACTTCTTGATGGGGACATGAATGAACTGGATAACCATTTTATTGAATCGGCGATACAGGACAGTATAGAGGCAGAAATGAACAGGGATGATATATTAATAAGCTTTTTACTTACAATGGCGCCAGTAAAAATTTATATACACTCAGTTGAAAAAGCGGTAAACAAAGAGATAATAGAGACCATTATAAATGTGTTTGGAGGCAGGGTTTCCATTTGTGGTGGGTGCAACTTATGCAATGATATAAGGAGCATGATAAAAAAGTAG
- a CDS encoding sugar kinase, producing the protein MPEVVTIGETMILFSPTCTGSLQYVNYFQKQVGGAESNFAIGIVRLGHTAGWISKVGDDPFGKYLVSFIRGEGVDTSRVRVDNEAPTAVYFKEFHEMRNPKVYYYRAGSAASRMRPEDLDEDYMSKAKILHITGITPALSTSAKETVYKSIEIARKHNLTISFDPNIRKKLWSEEECRNTILDIAGKVDIIMPGIEEARFLLGEGSPEDYCRKFLGMGIKTVAMKMGKDGCVVAEKDIIQRVHGRVIDNIVDPVGAGDGFDAGFITGILNGWDIIECAKLANDVGAFVVTVNGDVEGLPTMEEVMEFRGERNVVDR; encoded by the coding sequence ATGCCGGAAGTTGTTACGATCGGTGAAACCATGATACTATTCAGCCCGACATGTACCGGTTCGTTGCAGTATGTCAACTACTTTCAGAAACAGGTAGGCGGTGCTGAATCGAATTTTGCTATTGGGATAGTCAGGTTGGGCCACACTGCTGGCTGGATAAGCAAGGTAGGCGATGACCCTTTTGGTAAATATCTGGTCTCCTTTATACGGGGTGAGGGAGTGGATACAAGCAGGGTAAGGGTCGATAATGAGGCGCCCACTGCTGTGTATTTTAAGGAATTCCACGAGATGAGAAACCCCAAGGTATACTATTACAGGGCTGGTTCTGCGGCGAGCAGGATGAGACCCGAGGACCTGGATGAAGATTATATGTCAAAGGCAAAAATTCTTCATATTACAGGCATAACACCGGCACTGAGTACGAGTGCCAAAGAGACTGTATATAAGTCAATAGAGATTGCCCGTAAACATAACCTTACTATAAGCTTTGACCCAAACATAAGGAAAAAGCTGTGGAGCGAAGAGGAATGCAGAAATACCATACTGGATATAGCTGGTAAGGTGGACATTATAATGCCGGGCATTGAAGAGGCGAGGTTTTTGTTGGGAGAAGGAAGCCCGGAAGACTATTGCAGGAAGTTCCTGGGTATGGGTATAAAGACTGTTGCCATGAAGATGGGTAAGGATGGATGTGTTGTGGCAGAAAAGGATATTATTCAAAGGGTACACGGAAGGGTTATTGATAATATAGTTGACCCTGTAGGTGCCGGGGACGGATTTGACGCTGGTTTTATTACAGGAATCTTAAACGGCTGGGACATTATAGAGTGTGCCAAACTGGCTAATGATGTTGGGGCGTTTGTTGTTACTGTAAATGGTGATGTGGAGGGACTGCCAACGATGGAAGAGGTCATGGAATTTAGAGGAGAACGGAATGTGGTTGACAGATAG
- a CDS encoding ArsR/SmtB family transcription factor: MIHNNFDVYESSAEYFKALSHPTRIKIIELLSKRDMCVCEMMAELNLDQSHISRHLTVLRNNNIVEDSRDGNKIFYTLIDKSIVTIIELVKKDLFKYV; this comes from the coding sequence ATGATTCACAATAATTTTGATGTGTATGAAAGTTCGGCCGAATACTTTAAAGCCTTATCCCACCCTACCAGGATAAAAATAATAGAGCTATTGAGCAAAAGAGATATGTGTGTATGTGAGATGATGGCCGAACTCAATTTAGATCAATCGCACATCTCAAGACATTTAACGGTATTAAGAAATAATAACATAGTAGAGGATTCAAGAGATGGAAATAAAATTTTTTATACTCTTATCGATAAATCAATTGTTACTATAATAGAGCTTGTTAAAAAAGACCTATTCAAGTATGTTTAA
- a CDS encoding TRAP transporter small permease — MKLFEKSLKVIIKGLNYICALLLGLMAVIVFINVIERFILSSSIPWAEEVARFLLIWVVFIGAVINFYYDEHLGLDILTARLHGNLKKFISLIAYLVITFILILVIYYGYQFSALSLDWPAPASKIPFGYVYMIAPISCMIMLIVLIYKLIKLWVKGGE, encoded by the coding sequence ATGAAATTATTTGAAAAAAGTTTAAAAGTAATAATTAAGGGCTTAAATTATATTTGTGCATTACTTTTGGGTTTAATGGCTGTAATAGTTTTTATTAATGTTATAGAACGTTTTATCTTGTCTTCGTCAATACCATGGGCTGAAGAAGTAGCTCGCTTTTTACTAATCTGGGTTGTCTTTATAGGTGCAGTTATAAATTTCTATTATGACGAACATCTTGGTCTGGATATCTTAACGGCAAGGCTGCATGGTAATTTAAAAAAATTTATTTCGCTTATTGCATATTTAGTTATAACTTTTATTTTAATATTGGTCATTTATTATGGATATCAGTTTTCCGCATTAAGTCTTGATTGGCCTGCTCCAGCAAGTAAAATTCCTTTTGGATATGTTTACATGATTGCTCCAATTTCATGTATGATAATGTTAATTGTATTAATATACAAATTAATTAAATTGTGGGTTAAAGGGGGTGAATAA
- a CDS encoding TRAP transporter substrate-binding protein has translation MKRFLVILFLAILVISTITGCGSSQNTAPNGNAQQSSQEQAKQLTIKFATYFPPDHPQNVALREVFKKQVEEKSNGSIKVEIYDNNQLGDEKTFTEGVRMGTIEMGLPGLIQGESLPKLNILQFSYLFDSYEHAIKVLKNEEIMNKVTEGMTEMGTRPLAYSVNGFRVVSNSKHPINAIDDTKDIKLRVPQNQIFIDSLSALGFSTVTMPMTELFTALQQKTVDGQENPAVTLYTSGWYEVQPYLAITNHIFGPNIYVINEKFWQSLTPEQQQIISDAAKASADYEINLFLEQEKDILKTLNEKGIEITYPDLEPFREASQPVYEKWYKQYPDIKPIVEEIKSVK, from the coding sequence ATGAAAAGGTTTTTAGTTATTCTTTTTTTGGCTATTTTGGTTATATCCACTATAACTGGTTGTGGCAGCAGCCAGAATACAGCACCAAATGGTAATGCTCAACAGTCCTCTCAGGAACAGGCAAAACAACTAACAATTAAGTTTGCAACATATTTTCCACCCGATCACCCTCAAAATGTAGCATTAAGGGAAGTATTTAAAAAACAAGTAGAGGAGAAGAGCAACGGTTCTATCAAAGTAGAAATTTATGATAATAATCAATTGGGCGACGAGAAAACATTTACAGAGGGTGTAAGAATGGGCACTATTGAGATGGGACTTCCCGGTCTCATTCAAGGTGAATCATTACCAAAGCTGAATATACTTCAATTTTCATATTTGTTTGATTCTTATGAGCATGCAATTAAAGTGTTGAAGAATGAAGAAATTATGAATAAAGTTACTGAAGGTATGACAGAGATGGGGACAAGACCTCTTGCATATTCTGTTAACGGCTTTAGAGTGGTCTCCAACTCAAAGCACCCAATAAACGCTATAGACGATACTAAAGATATTAAGTTAAGGGTTCCTCAAAATCAGATATTTATAGATTCTTTAAGTGCATTGGGATTTAGTACAGTTACGATGCCAATGACAGAGTTATTTACTGCATTACAACAAAAGACAGTTGATGGCCAGGAAAACCCTGCCGTGACTTTGTATACTTCAGGGTGGTATGAGGTTCAGCCATACTTAGCAATCACAAATCATATCTTTGGACCAAACATTTATGTTATAAATGAAAAATTTTGGCAAAGCCTGACCCCTGAACAACAACAAATTATTTCGGATGCAGCAAAGGCATCCGCAGATTACGAAATTAATTTATTCTTGGAGCAGGAAAAGGATATATTAAAGACTTTGAATGAAAAGGGCATTGAGATTACTTATCCTGATTTAGAGCCTTTTAGAGAGGCTTCCCAACCAGTTTATGAAAAATGGTATAAGCAATATCCTGATATTAAACCTATAGTTGAGGAAATAAAATCCGTAAAATAG
- a CDS encoding bifunctional 4-hydroxy-2-oxoglutarate aldolase/2-dehydro-3-deoxy-phosphogluconate aldolase encodes MYKYEILNRLIENGIVAIMRRVDKDRFDGVLKALTDGGIKCVEVTADSDGAFEFIRDMASMYGDRLCIGAGTILDPETCRIAIISGAQYIVTPTLNIDVIKTANRYGKPCIPGAMTPTEILTAYENGAEMVKVFPAGSLGPSYFKEVLGPLSHIPLMATGGVTIDNISEFKKAGVKAFGIGSALIDREAVRVGDFDKIEDIARKFVEACVL; translated from the coding sequence ATGTATAAGTATGAGATTCTTAATCGGTTAATAGAGAATGGTATAGTAGCTATAATGAGAAGGGTAGATAAAGATAGGTTTGATGGGGTGTTAAAGGCCTTGACTGATGGAGGCATCAAATGCGTCGAGGTAACGGCAGACAGCGATGGGGCTTTTGAGTTTATCAGAGATATGGCATCAATGTATGGGGATAGGCTCTGCATAGGTGCCGGGACGATACTGGACCCTGAGACATGCAGGATAGCCATTATATCTGGGGCCCAGTATATTGTAACCCCTACGTTAAATATTGATGTAATCAAGACAGCCAACAGGTATGGGAAACCCTGCATACCTGGAGCCATGACGCCGACAGAGATACTGACTGCATATGAAAACGGTGCTGAGATGGTAAAGGTATTTCCAGCCGGTTCTCTGGGTCCATCCTATTTTAAGGAGGTGCTGGGACCATTATCTCATATACCGCTGATGGCCACAGGGGGAGTAACAATAGATAATATCTCTGAATTCAAGAAAGCAGGGGTTAAAGCATTTGGTATTGGCTCTGCGCTTATAGACAGGGAGGCCGTCAGGGTCGGTGACTTTGATAAGATAGAGGATATAGCAAGAAAATTTGTGGAGGCCTGTGTGCTATGA